A section of the Pedobacter sp. HDW13 genome encodes:
- the arr gene encoding NAD(+)--rifampin ADP-ribosyltransferase yields the protein MKTTDQGQEQQSPIQQAFAQTFFHGTKADLKSGDFIATGYQSNFIDKKLKHIYLSATLNAAIWGAELASGDGPERIYLVEATGPLEDDPNVTDKKFPGNPTMSYRSIHPFKVIGEVTVWQSHSAEQVHAMKEGIEKLKQQGIMTIEE from the coding sequence ATGAAAACAACCGATCAGGGACAGGAACAACAATCGCCTATTCAACAAGCTTTTGCCCAAACCTTTTTTCATGGCACCAAAGCCGATTTAAAATCCGGAGATTTTATTGCAACGGGATATCAATCTAATTTTATAGACAAAAAACTGAAACACATTTACCTCTCCGCTACCTTAAATGCAGCAATATGGGGCGCTGAACTGGCTTCGGGCGATGGACCTGAACGTATTTATCTGGTAGAAGCCACAGGACCTCTTGAAGATGATCCAAATGTAACCGACAAGAAATTTCCGGGCAACCCTACTATGTCTTACCGGTCGATACATCCGTTTAAAGTTATTGGAGAGGTTACAGTATGGCAAAGTCATTCGGCCGAGCAGGTTCATGCAATGAAAGAAGGTATTGAAAAGCTTAAACAGCAAGGCATCATGACAATAGAGGAATAA
- a CDS encoding aspartyl/asparaginyl beta-hydroxylase domain-containing protein, whose protein sequence is MTSGAEIKPHRDRGCNYEGGALRIHIPIQTNNQLKFIVGGEQLRLIEGSCWYIDFDQTHSIINAGENVRVHLVIDALRNEWTDRLFESYGYKFEEESQGQALDRDTTLKMIEELERMDTPAAGDLVAQLKKNLE, encoded by the coding sequence ATTACATCCGGGGCAGAAATAAAACCGCATAGAGACCGAGGCTGTAATTATGAAGGGGGCGCATTGAGGATACACATTCCTATTCAAACTAATAATCAGCTAAAATTTATAGTAGGAGGAGAGCAGTTAAGGCTGATAGAAGGCTCCTGCTGGTACATTGATTTTGATCAAACGCACAGCATTATTAATGCTGGCGAAAATGTTAGGGTACATTTGGTTATTGATGCATTAAGGAATGAATGGACAGACCGTTTATTCGAAAGCTATGGCTATAAATTTGAAGAAGAAAGCCAGGGACAGGCTTTAGATCGGGATACAACCTTAAAAATGATTGAAGAACTGGAGCGAATGGATACACCAGCAGCCGGGGACTTGGTCGCGCAATTGAAAAAAAATCTTGAATGA
- a CDS encoding sulfotransferase, with protein MNTLINWIPYQLVYEENDWQLLWVDLEDRHIQEPFFDETIQLCRIRMKERSGYLPTSSLDFLVELAKQIDSIPPNAFIFHVSRCGSTLLSQALATALTNIVFPEARLIDEILRMKEQDPTVTEEQQELLLKSTIAIMGQKRKPAYKQLFVKLDSWHIHFYPLLRKWYPSTPFFFLSREPNAVIASHHQRRGLHAVPGMVNSTILKVEVQEKHYQDFNLFTAEVLANYYKTLADIMLVNHPKNTFFDYSWGVELLLSHFLKVVQWDKSAYEKMAERLKYHSKSPGEKFSGDNKLKLVSYSDVLTAYEKFSKQLTKLN; from the coding sequence ATGAATACGTTAATAAACTGGATTCCTTACCAACTTGTTTACGAAGAAAATGATTGGCAGCTTTTGTGGGTGGATCTGGAAGATAGGCATATACAAGAACCTTTTTTTGATGAAACCATTCAGCTTTGCAGGATACGCATGAAAGAAAGATCAGGATATTTGCCAACAAGCAGTTTAGATTTTTTAGTTGAATTGGCAAAACAAATCGATTCGATACCACCAAATGCCTTCATCTTTCATGTATCGAGGTGCGGGTCAACTTTATTATCGCAGGCTTTGGCCACCGCTCTAACAAACATAGTTTTTCCTGAGGCTCGGTTAATTGATGAAATTTTGCGAATGAAAGAGCAGGATCCTACTGTAACAGAAGAACAGCAGGAGCTTTTGCTTAAATCGACTATTGCCATAATGGGGCAAAAAAGAAAACCAGCATATAAACAACTCTTCGTGAAACTAGACAGCTGGCACATTCATTTTTATCCTTTGTTAAGGAAGTGGTACCCAAGTACACCATTCTTTTTCCTTTCAAGAGAACCTAATGCTGTTATTGCATCGCACCATCAAAGAAGGGGGCTACATGCTGTTCCGGGTATGGTTAATTCAACTATTTTAAAGGTTGAGGTACAAGAGAAACACTATCAGGACTTTAATTTATTTACTGCAGAAGTGCTTGCAAATTACTATAAAACCCTGGCCGATATTATGTTGGTTAATCACCCTAAAAATACCTTTTTTGATTATAGTTGGGGAGTAGAATTGCTGTTGTCGCATTTTCTAAAAGTAGTACAATGGGATAAATCGGCATACGAAAAAATGGCTGAGCGGTTAAAGTACCACAGTAAAAGCCCGGGCGAAAAGTTTAGTGGAGATAATAAGCTAAAGCTTGTAAGTTATTCCGATGTCCTTACGGCCTATGAAAAATTTTCGAAGCAGTTAACAAAGCTGAATTAA
- a CDS encoding aspartyl protease family protein, with product MKFKLTLFILLMSCFTLMVNAQQNKPVTTIPFEMVHGSIVLKVKLNNHNRVFKLLFDTGADGMALEKTLADSIGLKITRSNNASVVGGSMKIDISGDNDVTMENGFVLKHQPIAVFPQTGKDLDGIIGNTMTRSYITQIDFNKKELSLYNFEGYEYEKGGTVVPVTIPSGVFIIPGNVEIVAGKSSTGNFVFDTGASYNLICFKPFVKQNRLLVSGFTSEYPASTVSMGIASPTFNGKASSFSFTNMPVIKEMPVTLMAGGGQNENWSPGFDGSIGMGIISRYNFTINRKKNEIYFMPNHTYVYPQSFTLGSYLLGFNLNGQLEIISSIRQLPPNETQLEKGTLITQINGTNTADLLKNTKKLEQLKKLPANSPLTFSYTAGDTKKDITLTK from the coding sequence ATGAAATTTAAACTTACCCTATTTATTTTGCTGATGAGCTGTTTTACCCTGATGGTAAACGCGCAGCAAAATAAACCCGTAACAACCATCCCTTTTGAGATGGTACACGGCTCTATTGTTTTAAAAGTTAAGCTAAATAACCACAACAGGGTTTTTAAACTCCTTTTCGATACCGGTGCAGATGGCATGGCGCTTGAGAAAACACTTGCTGATAGCATTGGGCTTAAAATTACGCGAAGCAACAATGCTTCTGTAGTTGGAGGCTCCATGAAAATTGATATTTCTGGTGATAATGATGTTACCATGGAAAACGGATTTGTGTTGAAACACCAGCCTATTGCTGTATTCCCGCAAACCGGGAAAGATTTAGATGGCATTATTGGCAATACCATGACCAGGAGTTATATCACCCAGATCGATTTCAACAAAAAAGAACTTTCCCTTTATAATTTTGAAGGATATGAATACGAAAAAGGAGGGACTGTAGTGCCAGTTACTATTCCTTCAGGTGTATTCATTATACCTGGCAATGTAGAAATTGTTGCGGGGAAATCGAGCACTGGTAACTTTGTGTTCGATACCGGAGCTTCGTATAACCTGATTTGTTTCAAGCCCTTTGTAAAACAGAACCGTTTATTGGTAAGTGGCTTTACCTCAGAATATCCTGCCAGTACTGTAAGTATGGGCATTGCCTCGCCAACCTTTAATGGCAAGGCAAGCAGCTTCTCTTTTACCAATATGCCCGTAATAAAAGAAATGCCTGTTACTTTAATGGCTGGCGGCGGTCAAAATGAAAACTGGAGTCCGGGTTTCGATGGCTCTATAGGTATGGGGATTATTTCCAGATATAATTTTACCATCAACAGAAAGAAAAACGAGATCTATTTTATGCCAAATCACACCTACGTATACCCGCAGAGTTTTACATTAGGTAGTTATTTATTGGGTTTTAACTTAAACGGACAGTTAGAGATAATCAGTTCAATCAGGCAACTGCCACCAAATGAAACACAGCTCGAAAAAGGTACTTTAATTACCCAGATTAACGGAACCAATACAGCCGATTTACTTAAAAATACTAAGAAACTGGAACAGCTGAAAAAACTGCCGGCCAACAGCCCCTTAACTTTTAGCTATACTGCGGGGGATACCAAAAAGGATATTACATTAACCAAATAA
- a CDS encoding ABC transporter substrate-binding protein, translating to MQTIGILLPRSTYYQTIGFDLYEGLRSGLKHQGRSDVRIVTENIGFGAEKQQCYRSAEKLLLEENVSVVIAYIGHRMAQLLRPLFLAANKMLIVLDAGANLPNEWPSCPNIFYHSLHNALGASLAAKQAANDGLKSAGMVTGYYDGGYLHTYSISKAFEEKGGAITFNHATGFRSEEFTVEPLKEYLAQYPDSALLSIFSGDFVQWYFEGIKKSFDGQNLPVYLPPFGFEEMMLADTEYPGNKIKGIAAWSKKLVSDENEAFMDTITAAGRMPNLFSLLGWEGASIALKVLDLIETYKNSIPQVVNGLYEFEFEGPRGGFISILKPILRLLHCITRI from the coding sequence ATGCAAACAATAGGGATTTTATTACCCAGATCAACATACTATCAAACCATTGGTTTTGATTTATATGAAGGATTACGATCTGGCCTAAAACACCAGGGGAGAAGTGACGTTAGAATAGTTACTGAAAATATCGGTTTTGGAGCAGAAAAACAGCAGTGCTACCGTAGCGCAGAAAAGCTTTTGCTCGAAGAAAATGTTTCGGTGGTAATTGCCTACATCGGGCACCGCATGGCACAGCTGCTGAGGCCTCTTTTTTTAGCTGCCAATAAAATGCTGATCGTTTTGGATGCAGGCGCTAATTTACCGAATGAATGGCCCAGTTGCCCCAATATCTTTTATCATTCCCTTCATAATGCTTTGGGTGCCTCATTGGCCGCTAAACAGGCTGCTAATGATGGGCTTAAATCGGCCGGTATGGTAACCGGATACTACGATGGTGGCTACCTCCATACCTATAGTATTTCCAAAGCATTCGAAGAAAAGGGTGGTGCCATTACTTTTAATCATGCCACAGGTTTCCGATCCGAAGAATTTACAGTAGAACCCTTAAAAGAATATTTGGCGCAATACCCTGATAGTGCTTTGTTGAGCATTTTCAGTGGCGATTTTGTGCAATGGTATTTCGAAGGAATCAAAAAGTCGTTCGATGGGCAAAACCTACCGGTTTATCTGCCTCCTTTTGGTTTTGAGGAAATGATGCTGGCTGACACCGAATATCCTGGTAATAAGATCAAAGGAATTGCTGCATGGTCTAAAAAACTGGTGTCTGATGAAAACGAGGCCTTTATGGATACCATTACAGCTGCGGGTAGAATGCCTAATTTATTCTCATTATTGGGCTGGGAAGGAGCTTCAATTGCTTTAAAAGTACTGGATTTAATTGAGACATATAAAAACAGCATCCCACAAGTTGTAAACGGCCTATACGAATTCGAATTTGAAGGGCCAAGGGGAGGATTTATTTCGATCCTAAAACCAATACTTCGATTGCTCCACTGTATCACGCGAATATAA
- a CDS encoding fibronectin type III domain-containing protein, whose product MKKNFTLIFALLLCFFSIGASAQSQFWSDTFEDAGAPSTGVRSYSIPEFSNGSPFASYFIRTTPAQLALQNGAYSGFQGTKIFAAEDIDKGPTNSNNSIAANQQVTWNNINIAGKTGLSFKGLFAADNLGGWQGSAWNSQSVSGSTTPQQDFLAFEYQIDGGPWVRAIAFYANLAPSNAGSANTLQLETTGDLQGDGASLTYAFAEYSADIPGTGTTLNIRMNCHTNGGLTQEVAVDNFRLFETVGSAPTVTTGGNTPSYTSAALSGVINDNSATTTATFDWGPTNAYGSSVNATPSSITAGTGSTAITGSLTSLTPGTTYYYRAKGVNGVGTTNGLQGSFTTLSLATVTTDAATSITTTSAVLGGM is encoded by the coding sequence ATGAAAAAAAACTTTACTTTAATTTTTGCACTGCTCCTCTGTTTCTTTAGCATTGGGGCAAGTGCACAATCCCAATTTTGGAGCGACACCTTTGAGGATGCCGGGGCACCAAGCACGGGAGTAAGATCTTACTCTATTCCTGAATTTTCCAATGGTTCACCATTTGCGTCTTATTTTATACGCACAACGCCAGCTCAGCTAGCTTTGCAGAATGGCGCATATAGTGGGTTTCAGGGAACCAAAATTTTCGCTGCTGAAGATATTGATAAAGGTCCAACCAATAGCAATAACTCCATTGCTGCAAACCAGCAGGTAACCTGGAACAATATCAATATTGCCGGAAAAACAGGCTTATCATTTAAAGGTCTTTTTGCAGCCGACAATCTGGGTGGGTGGCAGGGTTCTGCCTGGAATAGTCAATCTGTATCAGGGTCAACAACGCCACAACAGGATTTTTTGGCATTCGAATACCAGATTGATGGTGGTCCGTGGGTAAGGGCAATTGCGTTTTATGCAAATCTTGCTCCATCGAATGCCGGATCGGCCAATACGCTTCAGTTGGAAACCACCGGCGATTTACAGGGTGATGGTGCCAGCTTAACTTATGCTTTTGCCGAATATTCGGCAGATATTCCAGGAACTGGGACAACTTTGAATATCCGGATGAATTGCCACACAAATGGTGGCCTTACTCAGGAAGTTGCAGTTGATAACTTCCGTTTATTCGAAACAGTTGGCTCAGCGCCAACGGTTACCACGGGAGGCAATACACCATCATACACTTCGGCTGCTTTGTCGGGTGTAATTAACGATAATAGTGCTACTACCACAGCAACTTTCGATTGGGGACCAACCAATGCTTACGGTTCCTCTGTAAATGCAACACCAAGTTCCATTACTGCAGGTACAGGCAGTACTGCAATTACAGGAAGTTTAACCAGTCTTACACCTGGCACTACATATTATTACCGCGCAAAAGGGGTAAATGGTGTGGGTACTACTAATGGTTTACAAGGTTCGTTCACCACACTTTCATTAGCAACAGTAACTACCGATGCAGCCACAAGTATTACCACTACCTCGGCAGTGCTTGGGGGAATGTAA
- a CDS encoding thioredoxin family protein — protein sequence MKNIKYYLLACLFACTLGTRAQTYQSALKQAKEENKLIFIDCYFTGCIPCAQMDEDVFPNAAVKAAMAKDFVMLKVDIFKDKLGDTLKVQHILNGFPTFLVLNAKGELISNNSGYKDPGDLIGLLADAKQKQLQNKSLKGYSATFKESDYPAFYHEFAKTRKGITEQIIATYADSLKDMKVTNALMPFLISRISPAKLNEAILNDYKAYQALYGEAVVQALVDKALLQKMEQQLKTDKGAEAFTQFLKSYEGKFPANIWKINLQTLSDRYYLGIQKDTVGYLKFAIQHPVLYQYHFSALYSRLLSKKQLTGETGQLFGKWADAIINEDSSLELIKTAANLNKAIKNEQNYKKFMQMAIARAKKYQMPTTSLEQEMAAR from the coding sequence ATGAAAAATATAAAATATTACCTCTTAGCCTGTTTGTTTGCCTGTACTTTAGGTACCAGGGCACAAACTTATCAAAGCGCACTAAAACAAGCCAAGGAAGAAAACAAGCTAATTTTTATAGATTGTTACTTTACTGGCTGTATTCCCTGTGCACAAATGGATGAAGATGTGTTTCCTAATGCTGCTGTGAAAGCGGCAATGGCGAAAGATTTTGTAATGCTTAAAGTTGATATTTTTAAAGACAAATTGGGCGATACTTTAAAAGTACAGCACATTTTAAATGGGTTTCCTACTTTTTTAGTGCTTAACGCAAAAGGAGAGTTGATTAGCAATAACTCAGGTTACAAAGATCCGGGCGATTTGATCGGACTCTTAGCTGATGCAAAGCAAAAACAGCTACAAAATAAAAGTTTAAAAGGCTATTCCGCAACATTTAAAGAAAGCGATTACCCAGCCTTTTATCACGAATTTGCAAAGACCCGCAAAGGCATAACCGAGCAGATTATTGCAACCTATGCGGATAGCTTAAAGGATATGAAGGTTACAAATGCCCTGATGCCCTTTTTAATTTCAAGGATAAGTCCAGCCAAACTGAATGAGGCAATATTAAATGACTATAAAGCTTACCAGGCACTTTATGGCGAGGCAGTTGTACAGGCATTGGTTGACAAAGCTTTGCTTCAAAAAATGGAGCAACAATTAAAAACCGATAAAGGCGCAGAAGCATTTACACAATTTTTAAAAAGCTACGAAGGCAAGTTCCCTGCCAATATCTGGAAAATTAACCTGCAAACGCTAAGCGATCGTTACTATTTGGGGATACAGAAAGATACAGTAGGCTATTTGAAGTTCGCTATTCAACACCCCGTATTGTACCAATATCATTTCTCCGCATTATACAGCAGGTTATTATCGAAAAAACAATTGACAGGCGAAACAGGTCAGTTGTTTGGCAAATGGGCCGATGCCATTATAAATGAGGATAGCAGTTTGGAGTTAATTAAAACTGCAGCAAATCTGAATAAAGCCATTAAAAACGAGCAGAACTACAAGAAATTTATGCAGATGGCCATTGCCAGAGCTAAAAAATACCAGATGCCAACCACGAGCCTGGAGCAGGAAATGGCCGCGAGGTAA
- a CDS encoding phytanoyl-CoA dioxygenase family protein, whose product MHDSSSSTIAFLEIYRLHHHPKHPQKQMDESFIQSEQVFLNTFELGIFEIYDFLYSKCLDTDHFKQWIIDLKGADFFNTASQQFFKLQSGNNSQQKADFADILTAEQHAFWNTNGYLKIEQIINGQDCDAVTDLICQTLNIDLTNPQTWYPQHELLQGLMLQKYQDEAIANIRNNIQIKAAFSSLYQHNNILANCEKVSYNPPVNRHFSFKGSPLHWDIDFQKGPRYYIQGLLYLNDVPANRGAFTLIPSFHHQIEEHLSRFDNPEIAITALRNKGLEIPVEGKKGDLIVWLESLPHAASPNHSDLPRFVQYVSFNEIGF is encoded by the coding sequence ATGCACGATTCTTCCAGCAGTACTATTGCCTTTCTCGAAATTTACCGGCTGCATCATCACCCCAAACATCCACAGAAACAAATGGATGAATCTTTTATTCAATCAGAGCAGGTTTTCCTGAATACATTTGAACTCGGAATATTTGAAATTTATGATTTCTTATACTCTAAATGCCTGGACACTGATCATTTTAAACAATGGATTATTGACCTTAAAGGAGCAGACTTTTTTAATACAGCTTCGCAGCAATTCTTTAAACTTCAAAGCGGTAATAATAGTCAGCAAAAGGCTGACTTTGCGGACATACTAACTGCCGAACAACATGCTTTCTGGAATACCAATGGTTATCTCAAAATAGAACAAATTATTAACGGGCAAGACTGCGATGCAGTAACTGATCTAATTTGCCAAACCTTAAATATTGATTTAACCAATCCACAAACCTGGTATCCACAACACGAGTTATTACAGGGCTTAATGTTGCAAAAATATCAGGATGAAGCTATTGCCAACATTCGCAACAATATACAAATAAAGGCAGCTTTTAGCAGTTTGTACCAACACAACAACATCTTAGCGAATTGCGAAAAAGTGAGTTATAATCCGCCAGTGAATCGGCATTTTTCTTTTAAGGGAAGTCCGTTGCATTGGGATATCGATTTCCAGAAAGGCCCAAGATACTATATTCAGGGTTTATTGTATCTGAACGATGTTCCTGCCAACAGGGGTGCTTTTACCTTAATTCCGAGCTTTCATCACCAGATTGAGGAGCATCTATCCCGTTTCGATAATCCTGAAATTGCAATTACCGCTTTGCGAAATAAAGGTTTGGAAATTCCGGTTGAGGGTAAAAAAGGCGATTTAATTGTTTGGTTAGAATCGCTTCCTCATGCTGCCAGTCCGAACCATTCTGATTTACCAAGGTTTGTGCAATATGTGAGTTTTAATGAGATAGGTTTTTAA
- a CDS encoding methionyl-tRNA formyltransferase has product MMETQKKILILCGGKFAFPSLQLLAFEKFICGIGIGKGAENIVEALEREAEENHIGFKSFADKRSMSEMRQWIDAVAPDYIFCISFPFLLHEAVLSYGKDKFINFHPGPLPQYRGVMPIFEVLKNLETETAICAHFMNSKFDEGNIIFNDPVPIKTGDTYGKLTVKLSNRMAQVVLNMANMLQFASSIPNQPQDESLSCYYEKPELSDTYIKWNRMEAEEIVALINACNPWNGGADATLQGEQVKIITASILDESHDNQPGTIVSLSERIYIACRDDQQLAVEILSTDYGIMTAMQYAMLHPEKTGVLN; this is encoded by the coding sequence ATGATGGAAACGCAGAAAAAAATATTGATACTATGTGGCGGAAAGTTTGCTTTCCCATCGTTGCAGTTGCTTGCATTCGAAAAATTTATTTGCGGCATCGGTATAGGCAAAGGAGCCGAAAATATTGTAGAAGCACTGGAAAGAGAAGCTGAAGAAAATCACATCGGCTTTAAATCTTTCGCAGATAAAAGAAGTATGTCTGAGATGAGGCAATGGATCGATGCTGTTGCGCCTGATTATATTTTCTGTATTTCCTTTCCTTTCTTGCTTCATGAAGCCGTTTTATCGTACGGAAAAGATAAGTTTATCAATTTCCACCCAGGCCCCCTGCCACAGTACAGGGGAGTGATGCCAATTTTTGAGGTATTGAAAAATCTGGAAACGGAAACCGCAATATGCGCCCATTTTATGAATTCGAAATTTGATGAGGGCAATATCATTTTTAACGATCCGGTACCTATCAAAACCGGTGATACCTACGGCAAACTTACCGTGAAGTTAAGTAACCGGATGGCGCAGGTTGTACTTAACATGGCCAATATGTTACAGTTTGCCAGCAGCATTCCAAATCAACCACAAGACGAATCATTGTCTTGTTATTATGAAAAACCGGAACTATCAGATACTTATATCAAGTGGAACCGGATGGAAGCAGAAGAAATTGTTGCACTGATTAATGCATGCAATCCATGGAACGGCGGAGCGGATGCTACCTTACAAGGTGAGCAGGTTAAAATAATTACGGCTTCCATATTGGACGAGTCTCACGATAATCAGCCCGGTACAATAGTATCGTTAAGCGAAAGGATATACATAGCCTGTAGAGATGACCAACAGTTAGCTGTTGAAATTCTCAGTACAGATTACGGTATCATGACTGCTATGCAATATGCCATGTTACACCCTGAAAAAACAGGGGTTCTAAATTAA
- a CDS encoding TlpA disulfide reductase family protein has protein sequence MKTLKNWCTGIAMLLVSQALYAKQDSIHISGSLKGLKENSVRVSFADDAGQNIFFKATAVNDVFTITVPKQKVPVVARMDVGIKRDLSAIVDGKSVGNPAPPLDLFIYNQDINLTGDALLVQFADVKGDQENNIFNSYKQSVRAEERRTYLIYNNLFNAQYHGEKLEATTEMLQEEAGVNFKKIRDKQKSFVAQHPEAFASVFLLSRMQNIYTADGYTQAFNGLAAKYKDHPMASGIKSYLKKVSNSLAGSPTVNFERKDKAGKLIRLADYKGKAVLLDFWGSWCGPCRASHPHLKALYEQYKKDGFEIIGIAQERGKSLTEAQAAWTKAIAEDGINWVHILNMDGIEKQDLVKDYNVMAFPTKILVGKDGKVLLRITASATDDIDQALAKIYGH, from the coding sequence ATGAAAACACTAAAAAATTGGTGTACGGGCATTGCCATGCTTTTGGTTTCGCAGGCACTTTATGCAAAACAGGATAGTATCCACATTAGTGGGAGCCTGAAAGGCCTTAAAGAAAACAGCGTAAGGGTAAGCTTTGCAGATGATGCCGGTCAAAATATTTTTTTTAAAGCTACTGCCGTTAACGATGTTTTTACCATTACGGTGCCCAAACAAAAAGTTCCTGTTGTTGCGCGAATGGATGTTGGGATAAAAAGAGATCTTTCTGCCATTGTTGATGGTAAAAGTGTTGGCAACCCAGCTCCGCCACTCGATCTGTTTATCTACAATCAGGATATTAACTTAACCGGCGATGCATTGTTGGTACAATTTGCCGATGTAAAAGGCGATCAGGAAAATAACATCTTCAACAGTTATAAGCAAAGCGTTAGAGCAGAGGAGCGTAGAACTTACCTGATCTATAACAATCTGTTTAATGCCCAGTACCATGGCGAAAAACTCGAAGCAACAACAGAAATGCTGCAGGAAGAGGCAGGTGTTAATTTTAAGAAAATCAGAGACAAGCAGAAAAGCTTTGTAGCACAACATCCCGAGGCCTTTGCATCTGTATTTTTATTGAGCCGAATGCAGAATATTTATACAGCTGATGGTTATACACAGGCTTTTAACGGTTTGGCTGCTAAATATAAAGACCACCCTATGGCATCAGGAATAAAAAGCTACCTGAAAAAAGTAAGTAACTCTTTGGCTGGCTCACCAACTGTCAATTTCGAAAGAAAAGATAAAGCAGGAAAACTGATTCGCCTGGCCGATTATAAAGGGAAAGCCGTACTTCTCGATTTTTGGGGCAGCTGGTGCGGTCCGTGCAGGGCCAGTCACCCACACCTGAAAGCGCTTTATGAGCAATACAAAAAAGATGGATTCGAAATTATAGGCATTGCTCAGGAAAGGGGTAAAAGCTTAACCGAAGCCCAGGCAGCCTGGACAAAAGCCATAGCCGAGGATGGAATTAACTGGGTTCATATCCTCAATATGGATGGAATTGAAAAGCAAGACCTGGTAAAAGATTATAATGTAATGGCTTTCCCGACCAAGATATTGGTTGGCAAAGATGGAAAAGTGCTTTTAAGAATTACGGCAAGTGCTACAGATGATATAGACCAGGCTTTGGCAAAAATATACGGACATTAA
- a CDS encoding phage tail protein: MSTEPFIGEIKILGFYFAPRGYMTCAGQILSIAQNTALFSLLGTTYGGNGQTTFALPNLQGRAPIGQGQGPGLPNYVMGEAAGTTSVTLLTSNMPAHVHTANALQVKLKASSANADESAADGNYLATGSSSIFSGNGATPNVFTGGTQVSGTTDIAGSGLPFSILNPYLVINYSIATQGIFPSRN; the protein is encoded by the coding sequence ATGTCTACAGAACCATTCATTGGAGAGATTAAAATCCTGGGATTCTATTTTGCGCCCAGGGGCTACATGACCTGTGCTGGTCAGATTTTGTCGATTGCGCAAAACACTGCTTTATTTTCATTATTGGGTACTACTTATGGTGGTAACGGACAAACTACTTTTGCTTTGCCTAACTTACAGGGGCGTGCGCCTATCGGTCAGGGGCAAGGGCCAGGCTTACCTAACTACGTAATGGGCGAAGCAGCGGGTACAACAAGTGTAACTTTGTTAACATCGAACATGCCAGCACACGTGCACACGGCTAATGCGCTTCAGGTAAAATTAAAAGCTTCTTCTGCAAATGCTGACGAATCGGCTGCGGATGGAAACTATCTGGCTACAGGAAGCAGTTCAATATTTTCGGGTAACGGTGCAACACCTAACGTATTTACAGGCGGTACACAGGTTTCAGGTACTACAGATATTGCTGGATCTGGCCTTCCTTTCTCGATTTTGAACCCTTATCTGGTAATCAATTACTCTATTGCTACGCAAGGAATTTTCCCAAGCAGAAACTAA